A part of Deinococcus aerolatus genomic DNA contains:
- the dusA gene encoding tRNA dihydrouridine(20/20a) synthase DusA yields MPASPLPPHTLSVAPMMDWTDRHCRAFHRTLTRRTLLYTEMITTGAILHGDRDRHLSFGEAEHPVALQLGGSDAAALAECARIATGYGYDEINLNCGCPSDRVSSGSFGACLMASPDVVARAVEAMRGATTLPVTVKHRIGIDDLDRYEHLAHFVRTVAAAGCETMIVHARKAWLSGLSPRENREIPPLRHDVVRQLKADFPGLTIVLNGGLLTLEDAQNALAWADGAMIGRAAYHTPFLLAAADRDVFGEAVTPPTRREAIEAFLPHVAAELEGGQPLNRMMRHTLGLFAGQPGARHWKRTLSEQGHKPGAGLPVVREALAGVPNGVLDARPGTPEGQETQPVAG; encoded by the coding sequence CCCGCCGCACGCTGCTGTACACCGAGATGATCACCACGGGCGCGATCCTGCACGGGGACCGCGACCGGCACCTGTCGTTTGGCGAGGCCGAGCATCCGGTGGCCCTGCAACTGGGCGGCAGCGACGCGGCGGCGCTGGCCGAATGCGCCCGCATCGCCACGGGATACGGCTACGACGAGATCAACCTGAACTGCGGCTGCCCCAGTGACCGCGTCAGCAGCGGCTCCTTCGGCGCGTGCCTGATGGCCTCACCGGACGTGGTGGCCCGCGCAGTGGAGGCCATGCGCGGCGCGACCACGTTGCCGGTCACCGTCAAGCACCGCATCGGCATCGACGATCTGGACCGCTACGAACACCTGGCCCACTTTGTGCGGACAGTGGCGGCGGCCGGCTGCGAGACCATGATTGTCCACGCCCGCAAGGCGTGGCTGTCGGGCCTCTCGCCCAGGGAGAACCGGGAGATTCCACCGCTGCGCCACGACGTGGTGCGCCAGCTTAAAGCTGACTTTCCAGGGCTGACCATCGTCCTGAACGGCGGCCTGCTGACCCTGGAGGACGCGCAGAATGCCCTGGCCTGGGCCGACGGCGCGATGATCGGGCGGGCGGCCTATCACACGCCGTTTCTTCTGGCGGCGGCGGACCGCGACGTGTTTGGCGAAGCCGTGACGCCCCCCACCCGCCGCGAGGCTATCGAGGCGTTCCTGCCCCACGTGGCCGCCGAACTGGAAGGGGGACAACCCCTGAACCGCATGATGCGGCATACGCTGGGGCTGTTCGCCGGACAGCCCGGAGCACGGCACTGGAAACGGACCCTCAGCGAGCAGGGGCACAAGCCAGGCGCAGGCCTGCCGGTGGTGCGCGAGGCGCTGGCGGGTGTGCCGAACGGGGTGCTGGACGCTCGCCCCGGCACGCCGGAGGGTCAGGAAACGCAGCCTGTGGCAGGCTAG
- the sufD gene encoding Fe-S cluster assembly protein SufD: protein MTQLSEQLSQHSGPEWLTAKRKASFELFDTLEVPHSGVEAWKYTQVNVDFGQLHPHPKREVVSDISRLPASVQKRLKGTDVGAFLVLDGPDVVYRTELPAELTAKGVIFTDLKTAVEQHADKVQQYLYSVVPAEVPDDTTIAAPGTTPSKSPDPSEGKFSALAAALWTNGAFVYVPRGVEVDLPLGSFRVMSEAGTFTATRTLVVAEENAQVTFIDEQDSEELPGTYAIGAVELVVKDGARLRYVSIQNWGKGVTHIQRQRGQVGRDATLNSLVVTMGGTLSRTEMQSHLLGQGSNSEMLALYFANEDQHFDHYTLQHHAAANAYSDLLYKGVGDDQSVGVFSGMIKVDLGAQKTDAYQKHRTLMLSSEARNFSVPQLEINANDVRCSHGSTTGPVDEEQLFFLRSRGIRQELAEKMLVTAFLEDVLTRVPLKSVVGYIEGIIAEKVGAA from the coding sequence ATGACCCAACTCAGCGAACAACTCTCCCAGCACAGCGGCCCCGAATGGTTGACCGCCAAGCGCAAGGCCAGCTTTGAACTGTTCGACACCCTGGAAGTGCCGCACAGCGGCGTGGAGGCCTGGAAGTACACCCAGGTCAACGTGGACTTCGGCCAGCTGCATCCCCACCCCAAGCGCGAGGTCGTTTCCGACATTTCCAGGCTGCCCGCCAGCGTGCAAAAGCGCCTGAAGGGTACGGATGTGGGCGCGTTCCTGGTGCTGGACGGCCCGGACGTGGTCTATCGCACCGAACTCCCTGCCGAACTGACCGCCAAGGGCGTGATCTTCACCGATCTCAAGACCGCAGTGGAGCAGCACGCCGACAAGGTGCAGCAGTACCTCTACAGCGTGGTCCCCGCTGAAGTGCCGGACGACACCACCATCGCCGCTCCCGGCACCACCCCCAGCAAGTCCCCCGACCCCAGCGAGGGCAAGTTCTCCGCGCTGGCCGCCGCCCTGTGGACCAACGGCGCGTTCGTGTACGTGCCGCGCGGCGTGGAAGTGGACCTGCCGCTGGGCTCGTTCCGCGTGATGAGCGAGGCCGGCACCTTCACGGCGACCCGCACGCTGGTGGTGGCCGAGGAAAACGCCCAGGTCACATTCATCGACGAGCAGGACTCCGAGGAGCTGCCCGGCACCTACGCGATTGGCGCGGTGGAACTGGTGGTCAAGGACGGCGCCCGCCTGCGCTACGTGTCCATTCAGAACTGGGGCAAGGGCGTGACCCACATCCAGCGCCAGCGCGGTCAGGTGGGCCGGGACGCCACCCTCAACAGCCTGGTGGTCACCATGGGCGGCACCCTGAGCCGCACGGAAATGCAGAGCCACCTGCTGGGTCAGGGGTCCAACTCCGAGATGCTGGCGCTGTACTTTGCCAACGAGGACCAGCACTTTGACCACTACACCCTGCAGCACCACGCCGCCGCCAATGCCTACAGCGATCTGCTGTACAAGGGCGTGGGCGACGATCAGAGCGTGGGCGTATTCAGCGGCATGATCAAGGTGGATCTGGGCGCGCAGAAGACCGACGCCTACCAGAAGCACCGCACGCTGATGCTGTCCAGCGAGGCCCGCAACTTCAGCGTGCCGCAGCTGGAGATCAATGCCAACGACGTGCGTTGCAGCCACGGCAGCACCACGGGTCCGGTGGATGAGGAGCAGCTGTTCTTCCTGCGCTCGCGCGGCATCCGGCAGGAACTGGCCGAGAAGATGCTGGTCACGGCCTTCCTGGAAGACGTGCTGACGCGTGTACCGCTCAAGAGCGTCGTGGGGTACATCGAGGGCATCATCGCCGAGAAGGTGGGCGCGGCCTGA